From a single Drosophila sulfurigaster albostrigata strain 15112-1811.04 chromosome 3, ASM2355843v2, whole genome shotgun sequence genomic region:
- the LOC133841321 gene encoding LOW QUALITY PROTEIN: exocyst complex component 7 (The sequence of the model RefSeq protein was modified relative to this genomic sequence to represent the inferred CDS: deleted 1 base in 1 codon) has translation MNNLDSSVQAHTKLEKETTNLVLLKDRVDKYHDLSTQMSSILTVFEKRLGNLEQTILPVYQETEQLQKRQQNLEATLNCLESVLSHYDVSQEVCQLIHQGPVEGSIGTFLDALAKLRAAMDYFLHHNSQSVELENVTSLFNTGCEGLNQHYSMLLKKHSAPLKPVELLDLIYIEDDSSSDEYTSFRQLSQTTREELCTISLWLEQNLREYTHIYATERGEVVLRSLQLLKDHQKSSSWGTEALRPRHSGRQNQEPKRNTSARLQQIFEKKANKLYLRATQTLEQSTGISIKKASSHTDHLTSEDLLDGDQELDKYLVMLLGLQRLLNWERAIMRDIIPQSKHNEVFARLAYNAIELVVKDAEAITQRILRCISRKEWTSALGIFSALKRVILLQPDIERTYDAAQREQLTKVLNKLQHTGSKALEHFLDVVKGESSTNIVGQSNVPKDATVHELTSNTIWFIEHLYEHFDVIGAILAQDVLYSTQLDTILMKKALPGEERNKALLAIYIKKALAELNLSIMNKCEQYNDQATKHLFRLNNIHYILKSLQRSNLIDLVTLAEPECEHSYLEMIRELKTSYQKTWSKMLSGISSLDELPKPVAGKVKDKDRSVLKERFSTFNKDFEEACKIQRGISIPDVILREGIKRDNAEHILPKYNRFHDTYYMVQFSKNPDKYVKYRPHEINAMLSKLFDDSA, from the exons aTGAATAATTTG GATAGTTCAGTGCAAGCACACACCAAATTGGAAAAGGAAACTACCAATTTGGTGCTGCTCAAAGATCGCGTTGACAAGTATCATGATCTCTCCACGCAAATGTCTAGCATTCTCACTGTCTTCGAGAAGCGTTTGGGCAACTTGGAGCAAACGATTTTGCCTGTCTACCAAGAGACGGAGCAACTGCAAAAACGTCAGCAAA ATTTGGAAGCCACACTAAATTGCCTTGAGAGCGTACTTTCGCACTACGATGTTTCGCAGGAAGTGTGTCAACTGATTCATCAGGGTCCCGTTGAGGGTAGCATTGGCACCTTTCTGGATGCATTGGCCAAACTACGGGCTGCCATGGATTACTTTCTTCACCACAATTCGCAAAGTGTGGAACTAGAGAATGTCACCAGTTTGTTCAACACAGGTTGCGAGGGCCTCAATCAACACTATAGCATGCTGCTTAAAAAGCACAGCGCACCATTAAAACCTGTGGAACTGCTGGATCTCATCTATATCGAAGATGATTCATCGAGCGATGAGTATACGTCATTTCGCCAGCTATCGCAGACAACCCGTGAGGAGCTGTGCACAATATCGCTGTGGCTCGAGCAGAATTTGCGGGAATACACGCACATCTATGCAACGGAGCGAGGAGAAGTGGTATTGCGTTCACTGCAGTTATTAAAGGATCACCAAAAGAGCAGCAGTTGGGGCACTGAAGCTTTG AGACCACGTCACAGTGGACGGCAGAACCAAGAGCCCAAGAGGAACACCTCGGCACGACTGCAGCAAAT CTTCGAGAAGAAGGCCAACAAGCTGTATTTGCGTGCAACACAGACTCTCGAGCAGTCCACGGGCATCTCCATAAAAAAAGCCTCCTCGCACACTGATCATTTGACATCCGAAGATCTGCTCGATGGCGATCAGGAACTGGACAAGTATTTGGTCATGCTGCTCGGTCTGCAGCGACTGCTGAACTGGGAGCGTGCAATAATGCGAGACATTATACCACAGTCGAAGCACAACGAAGTCTTTGCGCGCCTCGCCTACAATGCCATCGAGCTGGTGGTCAAGGATGCCGAGGCAATAACCCAACGCATACTGCGTTGCATCTCACGCAAGGAATGGACGTCGGCTCTGGGCATCTTCTCGGCGTTGAAGCGCGTCATTTTGCTGCAACCCGATATAGAGCGCACCTATGATGCGGCTCAGCGCGAACAGTTGACAAAGGTGCTCAATAAATTGCAACATACGGGATCCAAGGCATTGGAGCATTTCCTGGACGTGGTCAAGGGCGAGTCAAGCACAAACATTGTGGGACAAAGCAATGTGCCCAAGGATGCAACAGTGCATGAGTTGACATCGAATACGATTTGGTTTATCGAGCATTTGTACGAACACTTTGATGTAATTGGCGCCATACTCGCCCAGGATGTGCTCTACTCCACGCAGCTGGACACCATACTGATGAAGAAGGCGCTGCCCGGCGAGGAGCGCAACAAGGCGCTGCTGGCCATCTACATAA AGAAAGCGCTGGCGGAACTCAATCTGTCCATTATGAACAAGTGCGAGCAATACAATGATCAGGCAACGAAGCATCTCTTCCGGCTGAATAATATACACTATATACTCAAATCGCTGCAGCGCTCCAATCTGATTGATTTGGTAACGCTGGCAGAGCCAGAGTGCGAGCATAGCTATCTGGAGATGATACGTGAGCTGAAGACAAGCTATCAGAAGACTTGGTCGAAGATGCTGTCAGGCATTTCTTCGTTGGATGAACTGCCCAAGCCAGTGGCCGGGAAAGTCAAAGACAAGGATCGCAGCGTGCTGAAGGAGCGTTTCTCG ACCTTCAATAAGGACTTTGAGGAGGCTTGCAAGATACAACGTGGCATTTCTATACCCGATGTCATATTGCGCGAGGGCATTAAACGCGATAATGCGGAGCACATACTGCCAAAGTACAATCGCTTCCACGATAC gTATTATATGGTGCAATTCAGCAAGAATCCCGACAAGTACGTCAAGTATCGTCCGCATGAGATAAACGCTATGCTGAGCAAGCTATTTGATGACTCCGCCTAA
- the LOC133841334 gene encoding protein matrimony has translation MAESCTPKNRPKLCLTQNSLNVNSFNVRCFSPIIGDFRSPNLSPITNMRAIKSPISPMHFKKPMEKPQQQQQQQPTTHQQQALPPKIKFSVHEKKKKQPREEENNNNNSLECFMDDTSNSSIETSLCKETRRRSLQVANHNYVINHANNLKEVLLLVGLEQYLDKFEKSRIDMIDLVSMKRSDLKKIGLRKNEDCDRILDALKEL, from the coding sequence aTGGCAGAAAGTTGCACACCGAAAAATCGTCCAAAATTGTGCCTAACGCAGAATTCGCTAAACGTTAACTCATTCAATGTGCGTTGCTTTTCGCCAATTATTGGCGATTTCCGTTCGCCGAATTTGTCGCCAATTACGAATATGCGAGCAATCAAGAGTCCAATTTCGCCCATGCACTTCAAGAAGCCAATGGagaagccacagcagcaacaacagcagcagccgacgACTCATCAACAACAAGCGTTGCCAcccaaaatcaaattttctgTTCAtgagaaaaagaagaagcaaccTAGGGAAGaggagaacaacaataacaacagtttGGAGTGCTTCATGGATGAcacgagcaacagcagcattgaAACATCGTTGTGCAAAGAAACTCGGCGTCGCTCACTGCAAGTCGCCAATCACAATTATGTGATAAATCATGCCAACAATTTGAAGGAAGTGCTGCTCCTCGTCGGTCTAGAGCAGTATTTGGATAAGTTCGAAAAATCGCGCATCGATATGATCGATCTGGTGTCCATGAAGCGTTCAGATCTCAAGAAGATAGGCTTACGCAAAAATGAGGATTGCGATCGCATATTAGATGCTCTGAAGGAGCTTTAA
- the LOC133841312 gene encoding intraflagellar transport protein 122 homolog: MRGVLKWLERIEFPNAKDEKTSVHSVCYAPDGSQLVVAAGDRLLIYNPNDGSLLNTLKAHKDTVNAVVYSRDGKRFASGAADKIVIVWSPQLEGQLKYSHSDSIQCMCFNPISHHLASCSISDFAFWSADQKAVQKYKIGSRVNGCAWTNDGQYLILGLANGSISIRNKLGEEKGRIDRPGGSSSSVFSVQCCPANGAGSVDTIAIADWGQTLSFHTLSGQMIGKERALSFDPLCMQYFPNGEFCVVGGCTGNLHFFTRDGVRLGTLGDGFDSWIWTVAIHPNGQSYTIGCEDGTLASFNIASSTVHALYRERYAFRENMCDVIIQHLISGQKVRIKCRDLVQKIAIYRNRLAVQLPERVVLYELSSTENEPMHYKVREKIQQKFDCSLLVVCGKNIVLCQEKRLQCLDFDGALQREWIMDSFIRYIKVTGGPPGREGLMVGLKNGQVFRIFLNNSLPLLVTTAVSAVRCLDINANRSKIAVVDDAGRLVVRDLVNDTILYQDAGVNSVTWNTHLDTMLCYTHSSGGLSVRVGNLPPRAPQNMHGVVVGLCGATAFCLRGNIMHNTPLALGATMWQFIESGLFDEAYQVACLGVTISDWEGLAQSALEALHINIARDAYVKVRNLPWLQVISELREQQQRASVPKEVLLGESSAFAGKFKEAARLFLKCGQSTRALEMYTDLRMFDLAQEYLKDGSEPEKRELVRKRAEWAYSVKEPRAAAELLLSAGEHQKAIDIVAEQGWADVLYDIGRRLSLSERDALQSVAQNLKTLKALPLAAEMFKKLGDEAQVVQLHVEVQDWTEAFRLAEALPELLPTVHFQHAQWLAETDQFIDAHQAYLKAGRTKDANRLLKQLSNTAIVEERYLDASYFYWLLAKQYLDIYHEKPEQNAIDHHLNEYKNHLRIAKVYYAYSVIYNYMKEPFTTHSPVSLFNVSRFIFNEVENKGAPKGVSMFSVLFTLAKQAKLLQANKLCLLVNKRLQSLKPPAGVQEQIDLNYLNSKACKSGFNDPEELLPLCYKCSNYSQHLNNNNCPTCRQDYIFSFVSFEILPLVQFYPEVDITDAEAERLLLAPAKNPEDADPFNEDVASALPLSLDRNALRAIDPNHVLILKRQNKHIRNIYYRNILPDLQVTYCSECLLLFYAEDFELQVLQKGYCPFCRTSSDKLLEDF; the protein is encoded by the exons atgcgtGGCGTGCTCAAATGGTTGGAACGCATCGAATTTCCGAATGCTAAAGACGAGAAGACAAG CGTCCACTCTGTCTGCTATGCACCCGATGGCAGCCAATTGGTGGTGGCAGCAGGTGATCGCCTGCTCATCTACAATCCCAACGATGGCTCATTGCTAAACACCTTGAAGGCACACAAAGATACTGTCAATGCAGTAGTTTATTCCCGGGATGGCAAACGCTTTGCCAGTGGTGCAGCggataaaattgtaattgtgtgGTCACCACAGCTGGAGGGGCAGCTCAAGTATTC TCACAGCGACTCCATACAATGCATGTGCTTTAATCCCATTTCACATCATTTGGCCTCATGTTCCATATCGGACTTTGCCTTCTGGTCCGCAGATCAAAAGGCAGTGCAAAAGTACAAGATTGGGTCGCGTGTCAATGGCTGCGCTTGGACCAATGATGGACAATACTTAATACTTGGCCTGGCCAACGGCTCCATATCCATACGCAACAAACTGGGCGAGGAGAAGGGACGTATTGATCGACCAGGCGGCTCGTCAAGCTCCGTGTTTAGCGTGCAGTGTTGCCCCGCCAATGGAGCCGGCAGCGTGGACACAATTGCCATTGCGGATTGGGGTCAAACGCTCTCGTTTCACACGCTCAGTGGCCAAATGATTGGCAAGGAACGTGCACTCTCCTTTGATCCGCTTTGCATGCAATACTTTCCAAATGGTGAATTTTGTGTGGTCGGCGGCTGTACTGGAAATTTGCACTTCTTCACACGAGATGGAGTACGGTTGGGCACGCTGGGCGATGGTTTTGACTCGTGGATCTGGACGGTGGCTATACATCCCAATGGACAATCCTATACCATAGGCTGCGAGGATGGCACACTGGCCAGCTTTAACATTGCGTCCAGCACTGTGCATGCTTTGTATCGCGAACGATACGCGTTTCGAGAGAACATGTGCGATGTGATCATACAGCACTTGATATCAGGACAGAAAGTGCGCATCAAGTGTCGCGATCTGGTGCAAAAGATTGCTATCTATAGGAATCGTTTGGCCGTCCAGCTACCAGAACGTGTGGTGCTCTACGAGCTCAGCTCAACTGAGAACGAGCCCATGCACTACAAAGTGCGCGAGAAGATACAACAAAAGTTCGATTGCAGTCTGCTTGTGGTGTGCGGCAAGAATATTGTGTTGTGCCAAGAGAAGCGACTCCAGTGCCTGGACTTCGATGGCGCGCTGCAACGGGAGTGGATCATGGACTCGTTCATACGCTACATTAAGGTCACAGGCGGTCCGCCGGGACGAGAGGGACTCATGGTGGGCCTGAAGAATGGTCAAGTGTTTCGCATCTTTCTCAACAATTCGCTGCCGTTGCTTGTCACCACAGCGGTGTCGGCGGTGCGTTGTCTGGACATCAATGCCAATCGCAGTAAGATTGCTGTTGTGGACGATGCTGGTCGTTTGGTGGTCCGGGATTTGGTCAACGACACCATACTCTATCAGGATGCGGGCGTCAATAGTGTCACCTGGAACACACATCTCGATACGATGCTTTGCTATACGCACAGCAGCGGCGGCTTGAGCGTGCGTGTTGGCAATCTGCCGCCGAGGGCGCCACAGAACATGCACGGCGTTGTGGTTGGACTGTGTGGCGCCACTGCCTTCTGTTTACGGGGCAACATCATGCACAACACGCCACTGGCGCTGGGCGCCACCATGTGGCAGTTTATCGAGTCAGGACTGTTTGA TGAGGCATATCAGGTCGCCTGTCTGGGAGTCACCATCAGCGACTGGGAGGGTTTGGCACAGTCCGCCTTGGAGGCGCTGCACATCAACATTGCACGCGATGCGTACGTCAAGGTGCGCAATCTGCCCTGGCTGCAGGTCATCAGTGAGCTgcgggagcagcagcaacgtgcCAGCGTGCCCAAAGAAGTGTTGCTGGGCGAGAGCAGTGCCTTTGCTGGCAAGTTCAAGGAGGCAGCGCGTCTATTTCTCAAATGCGGACAATCAACACGTGCGCTGGAAATGTACACGGATCTGCGCATGTTTGATTTGGCTCAGGAGTATCTCAAGGATGGCAGCGAACCGGAGAAACGTGAACTGGTGCGCAAGCGTGCCGAATGGGCGTATTCGGTAAAAGAGCCGAGAGCGGCAGCCGAGTTGCTGCTCTCTGCCGGCGAGCATCAGAAAGCCATTGACATTGTGGCCGAACAGGGCTGGGCGGATGT TCTTTATGACATTGGTCGTCGTTTGAGCCTGAGTGAACGCGATGCTTTGCAATCGGTAGCGCAGAATCTGAAGACACTGAAGGCTTTGCCGCTGGCTGCTGAGATGTTTAAGAAGCTGGGCGACGAGGCGCAAGTGGTGCAGCTGCATGTCGAGGTGCAGGATTGGACAGAGGCGTTTCGTCTAGCCGAAGCACTGCCGGAGCTGTTGCCCACGGTGCATTTCCAGCATGCGCAGTGGCTGGCCGAAACGGATCAGTTCATTGATGCGCATCAGG CTTATTTAAAAGCCGGACGCACCAAGGATGCCAATCGTCTGTTAAAGCAGCTGAGCAATACGGCAATTGTTGAAGAACGTTATCTGGATGCCAGCTACTTTTACTGGCTGCTTGCGAAGCAATATTTGGACATCTATCATGAGAAGCC aGAACAAAATGCCATCGATCATCACCTGAACGAGTACAAAAACCATTTGCGCATTGCCAAGGTCTATTATGCCTACAGCGTCATCTACAACTATATGAAGGAACCATTTACCACGCATTCACCCGTCAGTTTATTTAATGTAAGCCgcttcatttttaatgaagtgGAGAATAAAGGCGCCCCAAAGGGTGTCAGCATGTT TTCAGTGCTCTTTACGCTCGCCAAACAGGCCAAGTTGCTGCAGGCCAATAAACTGTGTCTGTTGGTTAATAAGCGACTGCAGTCGCTGAAGCCCCCAGCGGGAGTTCAAGAGCAAATCGAT CTCAATTACCTGAATAGTAAGGCCTGCAAGAGCGGCTTCAACGATCCCGAGGAGCTGCTGCCGCTTTGCTACAAATGTTCCAACTACAGCCAACATttgaataacaacaattgtCCCACCTGTCGACAGGACTACATATTctcatttgtttcttttg AAATATTGCCTTTAGTACAATTTTACCCCGAAGTGGACATAACAGACGCAGAAGCAGAGCGTTTGCTTTTGGCGCCTGCCAAGAATCCCGAGGATGCAGATCCCTTCAACGAGGATGTGGCCAGCGCACTCCCCTTAAGTTTGGATCGCAATGCACTGCGTGCCATTGATCCGAACCATGTGTTAATACTCAAGCGACAGAATAAACACATACGCAACATTTACTATCGCAACATATTGCCCGATCTGCAGGTGACCTACTGCTCCGAATGTCTGCTT CTCTTTTATGCTGAGGACTTTGAGTTGCAGGTGCTGCAGAAGGGTTATTGTCCCTTCTGTCGCACTTCATCTGACAAGCTGCTGGAAGACTTTTAA
- the LOC133841325 gene encoding NADPH-dependent diflavin oxidoreductase 1, producing the protein MRILVLYGSQTGTAQDVAEHIWRESRQWGFEGPVLSLQDYSIQQLVEERLVIFVVATTGDGTEPDNMKQAWRFLLKRSLPSNSLTGLQFACLGLGDSSYSKFNYAAKKLHKRLLNLGATSLCPLGLCDDQHDYGHLGTSLAWTASLWETLSSTLAVHKKENPVDVQMWNVRVLEQPPALDEKQRLQWTQSQTPKLFKLIENMRTTAADHFQDVHLLRLQGIGSETTTWQPGDVLDVQPQNSAQIVQEFFDLLQEHQLPFDANTWIEVTSAHEDLPLPLPYATPLTLEQAARHIWDLTAKPRQRFLEVLAQNCEDELEREKLLEFCTAEGLDDLIAYVNRPRRTLLELLQDFRHATSKLTLSQLFEMMPLIQMRSFSIASDVSAGTLDLLVAIVNYKTIMHTPRLGLCSNWLKQLPPGVELRALIKPGTMSWPKDPQTPLIIIGPGTGIAPFRSIIQHRLQQQQTGVSIGKIEVFFGCRNKDKDYHFSTDFEAWKAEQNIEVHVAFSRDQENKVYVQHLIKERGSHLAKLIREQNAYIYVAGSSNNMPKSVREAFIEALDNDANYVDQLMKQRRYQEETWA; encoded by the coding sequence atgcGTATTTTGGTCCTTTATGGCAGCCAAACTGGCACCGCACAGGATGTGGCTGAACACATATGGCGTGAGTCACGTCAATGGGGCTTCGAGGGTCCCGTGCTCTCGCTGCAAGACTACAGCATTCAGCAGCTTGTGGAAGAGCGTCTCGTGATTTTTGTGGTAGCCACCACAGGAGATGGCACCGAGCCGGACAACATGAAACAAGCGTGGCGCTTTCTACTGAAGCGCAGCTTGCCCAGCAATTCATTGACTGGTCTGCAATTCGCCTGCCTTGGCCTTGGGGACTCCAGCTATTCCAAGTTTAATTATGCAGCCAAAAAGTTGCATAAACGTTTGCTGAACTTGGGCGCCACATCACTATGTCCCCTGGGGCTGTGCGATGATCAGCATGACTATGGACATCTGGGTACTTCGCTGGCATGGACAGCGTCCCTGTGGGAAACACTAAGCAGTACGCTAGCTGtgcacaaaaaagaaaatcccGTGGATGTTCAAATGTGGAATGTACGAGTTTTGGAGCAACCTCCCGCTTTGGATGAAAAACAGCGCTTACAGTGGACACAAAGCCAGACACCTAAACTGtttaaattaatagaaaatatgcGCACTACCGCTGCGGATCATTTTCAGGATGTGCATTTGCTGCGTCTACAAGGAATTGGCAGTGAAACGACTACGTGGCAACCCGGCGACGTGCTTGATGTACAGCCACAGAATAGCGCACAAATTGTACAAGAATTCTTTGACCTACTACAAGAACATCAACTGCCATTCGATGCCAACACTTGGATTGAAGTGACGTCTGCTCACGAGGACTTACCACTTCCCTTGCCTTATGCAACTCCATTGACACTAGAGCAAGCTGCTCGGCATATTTGGGATCTAACTGCCAAGCCGCGGCAACGTTTCCTTGAGGTTCTAGCGCAGAACTGCGAGGATGAATTGGAGCGCGAAAAACTCTTGGAGTTCTGCACAGCCGAAGGATTGGATGATCTGATTGCCTACGTAAATCGACCACGTCGCACATTACTGGAGCTGTTGCAGGACTTTAGACATGCCACATCTAAGCTAACGCTATCGCAACTGTTTGAGATGATGCCACTGATACAAATGCGTAGCTTTTCCATTGCTTCCGATGTCTCGGCGGGCACACTCGACTTGCTGGTGGCTATCGTCAACTACAAAACCATAATGCATACGCCGCGACTGGGTTTGTGTTCCAATTGGCTCAAACAGCTACCGCCTGGTGTGGAGCTTCGTGCTCTCATTAAACCGGGCACCATGAGCTGGCCTAAAGATCCGCAGACTCCATTGATTATTATTGGACCCGGCACTGGCATTGCGCCCTTTCGCAGCATTATCCAGCATcgtttgcagcagcagcaaactggCGTAAGCATTGGGAAAATAGAAGTATTCTTTGGCTGTCGCAATAAGGACAAAGATTACCACTTTTCAACCGACTTTGAGGCATGGAAAGCTGAGCAAAACATTGAAGTACATGTGGCCTTCTCACGCGATCAAGAGAACAAGGTTTATGTGCAACATCTGATCAAGGAACGTGGCTCCCACTTGGCTAAGTTGATCAGGGAGCAAAATGCTTATATCTATGTGGCAGGCAGCTCCAACAACATGCCGAAATCGGTGAGAGAAGCTTTTATCGAAGCACTCGACAATGATGCCAACTATGTGGATCAACTGATGAAACAGCGACGCTATCAAGAGGAAACATGGGCGTAG
- the LOC133841333 gene encoding tRNA 2'-phosphotransferase 1 → MEKTQSNTQLSKQLSWLLRHGAQKEGIAIQPDGFVCVTDIQRHPRFGANFSLEKLKKLVAADAKQRYTLRCNPVTGAQEIRANQGHSLGAVTSEACLERIQSIEQLPPGAVVVHGTYYRHWERIKSEGLKRMQRNHVHFAVLNNSEGDKRGVISGFRGDCQLLIYLNVLKVLEHQLELFRSSNNVVLCAGIKGSIPTEYFQRVVDRRTGKSLLI, encoded by the coding sequence ATGGAAAAAACACAATCCAACACACAATTGAGTAAACAGCTTTCATGGCTACTGCGGCATGGCGCCCAAAAAGAGGGAATCGCAATACAGCCAGATGGTTTTGTCTGTGTCACTGATATTCAACGACATCCGCGCTTTGGCGCCAACTTTAGCCTAGAAAAGCTAAAGAAACTTGTGGCCGCAGACGCCAAGCAACGATATACACTGCGTTGCAATCCCGTGACAGGAGCTCAAGAGATACGCGCCAATCAAGGACATTCGCTGGGCGCTGTGACGTCGGAGGCGTGTTTAGAGCGCATACAAAGCATAGAGCAGTTGCCGCCAGGGGCTGTTGTGGTCCATGGCACCTACTATCGTCACTGGGAGCGCATCAAGAGCGAGGGTCTAAAGCGCATGCAACGGAATCATGTTCACTTCGCTGTGCTCAACAACAGCGAGGGTGATAAACGTGGTGTCATCAGTGGATTCCGTGGAGATTGCCAGCTTCTGATCTATTTGAATGTTTTAAAGGTGTTAGAGCATCAGCTTGAGCTATTCCGTTCGAGCAACAATGTTGTGCTTTGCGCCGGAATCAAGGGCAGCATTCCAACGGAATATTTTCAACGTGTTGTCGATCGACGCACGGGGAAATCGTTGTTAATCTAG
- the LOC133841320 gene encoding uncharacterized protein LOC133841320 yields MTSDVQSRQTKSNLPLDQDNAANCKVCDAPFKTLQECLAHELLKHTIKPQKKLRKCLDAVTKLFASEQTQSERRLLEALLVQSPPGQQLRAVLGFYAGNSAALAECFQEVRKNIQNELQGKVKVYPFGSLVTGLALKDSDIDLYLESIHDNSNAMSHSQLYKRTNSFLRRPGCFSDVIAIRHARVPIIRCKHVASGLRLDISMSNPNSTHNSRFVAELLNRDVRLREMFLFLKIWAKKLMIIGNVMTSYCLITLIIYQLQQQRHLPSIKDLQSGIPVLDIGGINFAYSFEHVPALPASLTAFDLVSGFFELYSHMDFEKKMLSPYLGHALDVEAAFTVPGNFPEYNAQLLAIETAMQERIEPFNIERCVCVQDPFELSRNVGQSISQTNLYYLNQCLAAANEACNDAKLKSTPPKFYDYLLFGLAEHLVEEHRLEHVHPAKQRKKMPKKEDAVAVEAKADVASTTVAAKADEPSVIHPSSKDDRKPTVTDNSCMPLMHVYTLTPTNNDLKTLKADFLSKARNPSSKDDRKPTITDNSCMPLMHVYTLTPTNNDLKTLKADFLSKARKQTKSIYYFWAECYVDAIKDILSHIYALSMKELDANVPATDTNALPQNISWQISTTLDTWSARNFQRSTRQSFFAQQLQQTVEFSKTRPQNPSYVVNMRGHLSLIIAEDYKELRLELQPMPGDALGLQRLSPLTKFFKSLKNMLCNYNFKEKVISFQYER; encoded by the exons ATGACCAGCGACGTGCAATCTCGTCAAACTAAGTCCAACTTGCCATTGGACCAAGATAATGCGGCCAATTGCAAAGTATGCGATGCTCCGTTTAAGACACTGCAAGAGTGTTTGGCACACGAGTTACTCAAGCACACAATCAAGCCACAGAAAAAGCTGCGCAAATGCCTTGATGCTGTCACCAAACTCTTTGCCAGCGAACAAACCCAATCTGAACGACGCCTGCTGGAGGCATTGCTCGTCCAGTCACCACCTGGGCAGCAACTGCGTGCTGTATTGGGATTCTATGCTGGCAATAGTGCTGCATTGGCGGAATGCTTTCAGGAAGTGCGCAAGAACATACAGAATGAGCTGCAGGGCAAAGTTAAGGTCTATCCATTTGGCTCGCTTGTCACTGGTTTGGCTTTGAAGG ATAGTGATATTGATTTGTATTTGGAATCCATTCACGACAACTCGAATGCGATGTCGCATAGTCAATTGTACAAGAGAACCAACAGCTTTTTGCGTCGCCCGGGTTGCTTTTCAGATGTGATTGCCATACGACATGCTCGAGTTCCAATCATTCGCTGCAAGCATGTGGCGAGCGGCTTGCGTCTCGACATCAGCATGTCCAATCCGAATAGCACCCATAACTCTCGCTTTGTGGCCGAACTGTTGAATCGAGATGTACGCCTACGTGAGATGTTCTTGTTCCTAAAGATTTGGGCCAAGAAACTGATGATTATTGGCAATGTCATGACAAGCTATTGTCTGATTACGCTCATCATTTatcagctgcaacagcaacgacactTGCCCTCGATTAAGGACCTGCAGTCTGGCATTCCTGTATTGGATATTGGAGGGATTAACTTTGCGTATAGCTTTGAGCATGTGCCAGCTTTGCCGGCTAGTTTGACTGCCTTTGATCTGGTCAGCGGATTCTTTGAGCTCTACAGTCACATGGACTTTGAAAAGAAGATGCTGTCGCCGTATTTGGGTCATGCCTTGGATGTGGAAGCAGCGTTCACGGTGCCCGGCAACTTTCCCGAATACAATGCCCAACTGCTAGCCATCGAGACGGCCATGCAAGAGCGCATCGAACCGTTTAATATTGAACGTTGCGTTTGCGTGCAGGATCCATTTGAGCTATCGCGTAATGTGGGTCAATCCATATCACAAACGAATCTATACTATCTCAATCAGTGTTTGGCAGCGGCAAACGAGGCCTGCAACGATGCCAAATTAAAGTCAACTCCGCCCAAATTTTATGACTACTTGCTGTTTGGGCTTGCCGAGCATCTGGTGGAGGAACATCGCTTGGAACACGTGCACCCAGCTAAGCAACGCAAAAAGATGCCAAAGAAAGAAgatgctgttgcagttgaagcTAAGGCTGATGTTGCCTCTACAACTGTAGCTGCCAAAGCGGATGAACCATCCGTCATCCATCCATCATCCAAGGATGACAGAAAGCCAACAGTTACGGACAATAGTTGCATGCCATTGATGCATGTTTATACACTCACACCCACCAATAATGATCTGAAGACTTTGAAAGCCGATTTCTTGAGCAAAGCTCGCAATCCTTCATCCAAGGATGACAGAAAGCCAACAATTACGGACAATAGTTGCATGCCATTGATGCATGTTTATACACTCACACCCACCAATAATGATCTGAAGACTTTGAAAGCCGATTTCTTGAGCAAAGCTCGCAAGCAAAcgaaatcaatttattatttttgggcTGAATGCTATGTGGACGCTATTAAGGATATTTTATCGCATATTTATGCCTTAAGTATGAAAGAGTTGGATGCGAATGTACCTGCCACAGACACAAATGCCCTGCCACAAAACATTAGCTGGCAGATAAGCACAACATTGGATACTTGGAGTGCGCGGAACTTTCAACGCAGTACACGGCAATCTTTCTTTgcccagcagctgcagcaaacaGTTGAGTTTAGCAAAACACGACCTCAGAATCCTAGCTATGTTGTCAATATGCGTGGTCACCTCTCGCTGATCATCGCTGAGGACTACAAAGAGCTCCGCCTCGAATTGCAGCCGATGCCCGGTGATGCTTTGGGTCTTCAACGACTCAGTCCGTTGACAAAGTTCTTTAAGTCACTGAAGAATATGCTTTGCAACTATAACTTTAAAGAGAAGGTCATCAGTTTTCAATATGAGCGTTGA